AACGGCCCCAGCTGCCCGGAGCTGACCAGGCCCTGGAGCTTGGTCTGCACGGCCGCGAAGTCGATGGACGGGGCCGAGGGGGAAACCTGGGCCGCCAGGGTCGCGGTGGCGGCGATGTTGGCGGTGAGGGCCTTGGTCACGTCCACCCAGTCCAGGGCGTGCAGGTGGTAGAAGTGCACGATGTGGTCGTGCAGGAACTGGGTGCCCTGCAGCAGATTGCGAACGATCTGCGCGTTGGCGGGCACGGTCAGCTTCATGGCGTTTTCGATGGCGGTGGTGGAGGCCTGCAGGTGAATGTAGGTGCACACGCCGCACAG
The Fundidesulfovibrio soli DNA segment above includes these coding regions:
- a CDS encoding nickel-dependent hydrogenase large subunit codes for the protein LCGVCTYIHLQASTTAIENAMKLTVPANAQIVRNLLQGTQFLHDHIVHFYHLHALDWVDVTKALTANIAATATLAAQVSPSAPSIDFAAVQTKLQGLVSSGQLGPFSNGYWGHPAMKLSPEANLLFVAHYLQALAQQANTAKMMALFGGKNPHPHVTIPGGVTSGN